DNA sequence from the Nicotiana tomentosiformis chromosome 3, ASM39032v3, whole genome shotgun sequence genome:
TCCATCTctttctaaaaattaaaaaaaaattgaaaggtCAAAAAAACAAGTGGATATTGTGGGGTTACCCTTTAATAAACATATAAATAGAACGTAGAAGTTCTATAAATAGTTCCATTATAACCTATGCAAAATCCAGAAGAATCCCATCAAACATCAAATCCATTTTTGTTAGAAGAATTCCTATTCCTACCCGAAATTAGTAACTTTTCCCTCTTTTCCCCCCTCCCGCTTTTTCTAGGAGAGGGGATAAAAGCTTAACAATCTTTGCCTCTTCTTCTTTGGAAATATTGTTATCAATACTTTTGTATTTTCTGAAATCTTGAACAAAAATTTGATAAGATAATTTTAATGGGTTTAATTTtggaagaagaagagaaggaaATGTTAATGGGACCGGCGAATTTCTCAGTAGTGGAAGAAAATTGCATATACAGATCTGGGTTTCCTCAGCCCTCCAATTTCCCCTTTCTTCACTCCCTCAATTTGCGCTCCATAATGTTagtctttgtttttctttttaactattcttttttatttgattttggaAAATTTGGGTATTGATTTTGATGGTTTCCTGTTTTATTTGCAGATATTTATGTCCGGAGCCTTATCCTGAAGAGAATTTAGAGTTTCTTAGAATTAATAATATCAAGCTTTTCCAATTCGGAATAGATGGTACTAAGGTATTAGTCTTCTCTTGTTTTATATAATTTGGAATATTTTTTTTTGCTGCCTTTTGATCTTTATTTATTTTGTATTATTCAATATGAATGTAGATAAACATTTATTTggggttttttctttttttgatggGTAGATTAGGAGATAAATATGCTTTTTTTGTTGTTGTGATGTTTATGATTTGATATATGAATTTTAAATGGTATGATTAGATTACCTTGTTGAAAAggtaagattcagaatttaaaagATTTTTTCTGCTTCAGGAGCCAGCAGCTATACCCCGGAATGCTATAACAGAGGCTTTGAAAGTGTTAATTGGTATAAAAATCTTTTCATATTCTCTTTATCATGCTATTAGGGCTATCATTCGTATCGAAATTTGACCCTATTATTGTCTTCTTTTTGTCTCCAGATGTCAGAAATCATCCAGTTCTTATCCACTGCAAGCGTGGGAAGGTACATTAAGTTCATGTTTTGTAGTTTGAGCAGCTCTTTTGTGATTTTCGTCGCTATTTAAAAAACTGGTTTTATGTGTACTTGGCCTAATATTCTCATTTGTATGCATCTGTGCGATTCGCAATTCTGTGAAACCATATACCAGCTTAGGTGTACCGTTTATAACATCTAGTTATATGGGCAGTTGGGGTTAATTTATTTCTCCCATGCTACTCTTGAATGATGGATTAATCATTATCTGCATTACTGATAATTCTTTTGGGCACTACCCTTATCATATTGATCAAACTTTCTGTATCATTGGtctgaaatatttattttttctcatGAAATCTTGGCTCTCATTGCCGTTACCTTCATGCTTAATAAGACCGGATCTTGGACTTTCTTGGACATTTACAATTGAATGTTATTTGCCTACTGATTTAGGTGGCTTTATAGTATATCATGATGCTTACAGTAAGCGTgtcaaaatttgaaaaaaatgaatgaaaatcggtcattttttatttatttatacccAATATTTTCATTTTGTATACtatctatatatacatatttaataaaaattccgacaAAGGAGTGTCACGTGACACCGCTATCCGCAAGGTGCATCTGCCCCTAGGTTTGTGATGTGTCTTGATTATATGTGGCAAGGTTATTATTGGCTTATTGCCGATGCCTAGGAATGGTttaagaatcatgagaagaactattttaTCCATCATGTTCTCCTCATAGAAACTAAGATCGATTGATCTCGGACTTTTGCTTGGATATTTGCAATTGAGTCTTATTTGAATTTGCTATCGATTCCGAATACAAATCTGATTGCTGATTCAGTCTTATTTGAGTCTTTTTATTTGGTTTTGTCCTTGCTTTGGtccttgtttgtttgtttttcaaGTGAAATATCCCGATATATTTCACCCCATCTTGACAACTCTGCTGATTCCTGTCCTTTTGGTTGTAACGTTTACGTTACTTTGTCATGCAGCATCGAACTGGTTGTCTAGTTGGGTGCCTGAGGAAATTGCAGAACTGGTGTCTTTCTTCTGTTGTGGAGGAGTACAAGCATTTTGCTGGCTCAAAGTGGAGGGAAACAGACCTGAGATATCTGGAAACCTACGATGTTTCGTGCATAAAGCATTGCCTTGAGAGCATTATCTATAGGTATTACGGTTCAAGGATGAGGCGCTTGCTTTACGGAGAAGAAAATCTGCAGAAGCCCCAAATGACTTATGTTCTATATGGGTCTTAATTTTAGGAAGGGTTGGGATATCCCCATTATTAGTCTTTACACTATAAGATTCTGATTTTTTACATTGTAGAAAATCTGCAGAAGCCGCAGATAAAGTATAGGGGTCTTCATTTTAAGAAGAATTGGGATATTCCCATTATTGTTCTTTTGATCCATCTGTATACACCAATGTGTTTCACAAGTGCTTTAGTTCAATACTTTTCTTGTTCACTTTTAAACAAAATGCTCATATGGGCGCGTGAGGTTTTATTAGACTTTTTCTTTGTTGTTtagaattaaattaaattaaattttggATGTGGGTCCcacattattttacttttttctCACTAAAAAATCTCTCAGCAATAA
Encoded proteins:
- the LOC104091861 gene encoding inositol diphosphatase DSP5-like, which encodes MGLILEEEEKEMLMGPANFSVVEENCIYRSGFPQPSNFPFLHSLNLRSIIYLCPEPYPEENLEFLRINNIKLFQFGIDGTKEPAAIPRNAITEALKVLIDVRNHPVLIHCKRGKHRTGCLVGCLRKLQNWCLSSVVEEYKHFAGSKWRETDLRYLETYDVSCIKHCLESIIYRYYGSRMRRLLYGEENLQKPQMTYVLYGS